The Thermodesulfobacteriota bacterium genome includes a region encoding these proteins:
- a CDS encoding phage holin family protein, protein MPFLIRLLANAVAMVVVGYLLPGLIRVDGVAAALVAAFVLGLVNAVVRPVFVVLTLPITVVTLGLFLLVINGLLLLLVDAIVPGIHVNGFPGAVAGSILLSVISWVLTRTVP, encoded by the coding sequence GAACGCCGTCGCGATGGTCGTTGTCGGCTACCTGCTGCCGGGCCTCATCCGGGTCGACGGCGTTGCGGCCGCGCTGGTCGCCGCGTTCGTCCTCGGGCTGGTGAACGCCGTGGTCCGGCCCGTCTTCGTCGTCCTCACCCTCCCGATCACCGTGGTCACCCTCGGGCTCTTCCTCCTGGTGATCAACGGGCTGCTGCTTCTCCTGGTGGACGCGATCGTCCCCGGGATCCACGTGAACGGCTTCCCCGGCGCCGTGGCCGGCTCCATCCTCCTCTCCGTCATCTCCTGGGTCCTGACGAGGACGGTTCCTTGA